Proteins co-encoded in one Lates calcarifer isolate ASB-BC8 linkage group LG17, TLL_Latcal_v3, whole genome shotgun sequence genomic window:
- the LOC108879587 gene encoding uncharacterized protein LOC108879587, whose translation MKLGEKKAALLAITENIEMELFSSEEPCVVISTQEKEEEHIFHQRHLEHPLVPDCEEEPEPEVQIQTRQQAKPKTEPPARTETEHYTPDPSFMDEIEIEMEVFPPPRVSECELVEIKSDDSSIMTPPSPNKISRLKWKRLVPQKTGLVVKDVVCLPRGLYLAQLERHIVPRSKERAALAAMGMTARITIDYSWSASQMESRLAMLLRGQFVKRAGQRFSFTYLQCVQGSRVLFVPDTPAEGWTGEQVLRISGHGPLYIFTHQDYPQAESERSARETPVVNRKEFCLEASTESCQDEDNQIGRQTQARVRRTTEEFTLDLDTVLRLFRQENMDRDVETHIQVRRRDLLRSALKVVRRPDFCFRKTPIISFSGEDTAGHEGPLREFFRLTLLELQQSSVFEGHPGRLFLTYDLTALEDRKYYEAGVLIGWSLAHGGPGPRCLHPALYQFMCDHNPSLVDFSWTDIVDAEVQIRLQQLHSCADVKLLSPSLCDWVSSCGIPGIYSARSDEIPAIYIRLVKHYIYHRVASMISQFTDGLNSCGGLWDMVQSHWEAFVPVMTSMQQEPLTLEEFKQLFTVCYSHQDSQLRAAEEATAKHWETVLTFISNGEADFSFEDILAFITGADHLPPLGFPRLISLRFYSQDGLPHASTCALELFLPRAVVRAKDLLALLSRAVHEAMGFTCLQTEGEGEDICTEMMTSLGAGSPPGHLVSC comes from the exons ATGAAGTTGGGTGAGAAGAAGGCAGCGCTGCTGGCCATCACAGAAAACATTGAGATGGAGCTGTTCTCTTCAGAGGAACCATGCGTGGTGATATCCAcacaggagaaggaggaagaacaCATCTTTCACCAG AGACACCTGGAGCATCCTCTGGTCCCTGACTGTGAGGAAGAACCAGAGCCTGAGGTTCAGATCCAAACCAGGCAGCAGGCCAAGCCCAAAACAGAGCCCCCTGCAAGGACAGAGACTGAGCACTATACCCCTGACCCAAGCTTCATGGACGAAATAGAGATAGAAATGGAG GTCTTTCCTCCCCCCCGAGTGTCCGAGTGTGAGCTAGTGGAGATAAAGTCAGATGATTCTTCTATCATGACCCCA CCATCACCAAATAAAATTAGTCGTCTCAAATGGAAGAGACTGGTTCCACAGAAGACAGGACTGGTGGTCAAAGATGTGGTCTGTCTACCCAGAGGACTCTACCTGGCACAGCTGGAgag ACATATTGTTCCACGAAGCAAAGAACGAGCAGCTCTAGCGGCCATGGGAATGACCGCTCGTATCACCATTGACTATAGTTGGTCAGCCAGTCAGATGGAGAGTCGGCTGGCGATGCTCCTCAGGGGTCAGTTTGTAAAACGGGCAGGACAAAGGTTCTCCTTCACATAtctacag TGTGTGCAGGGCTCCAGGGTGCTGTTTGTCCCAGACACTCCTGCAGAGGGCTGGACTGGAGAGCAGGTTCTAAGGATCTCTGGACATGGCCCTTTGTATATCTTCACCCACCAGGACTACCCACAA GCAGAATCTGAGAGGTCAGCAAGGGAGACACCTGTGGTGAACAG GAAGGAGTTTTGTCTTGAGGCAAGTACAGAGAGCTGCCAAGATGAAGACAATCAGATAGGAAGACAGACCCAGGCTCGTGTTCGCAGGACCACAGAGGAG TTCACACTGGACCTGGACACCGTCCTGAGGCTGTTCAGACAGGAGAACATGGATCGAGATGTAGAAACCCACATCcaagtgaggaggagagaccTGCTCCGCAGCGCTCTGAAGGTGGTGAGGAGGCCGGATTTCTGTTTCAGGAAGACGCCCATCATTTCCTTCAGTGGAGAGGACACTGCTGGCCATGAGGGACCTCTCAGAGAGTTCTTCAG GTTGACTCTTCTTGAGCTgcagcaaagctctgtctttGAGGGTCATCCAGGACGCCTGTTTTTGACCTATGACCTCACAGCTCTCGAAGATAGAAAGTATTACGAAGCAGGTGTTCTGATCGGGTGGTCTCTTGCTCATGGCGGACCTGGTCCTCGTTGTCTACACCCTGCACTCTACCAG TTTATGTGTGACCACAATCCATCTTTGGTGGACTTCAGCTGGACAGACATTGTTGATGCTGAAGTACAGATCCGACTGCAACAG CTGCACAGTTGTGCtgatgtgaagctgctgtctccCAGTCTGTGTGACTGGGTATCAAGCTGTGGGATTCCTGGAATCTATTCAGCCCGTTCTGATGAAATACCAGCCATCTATATCCGCCTGGTCAAACACTACATCTACCACAG GGTGGCCAGTATGATCTCCCAGTTCACTGATGGGCTGAACAGTTGTGGTGGATTGTGGGATATGGTACAGTCCCACTGGGAGGCATTTGTACCAGTGATGACAAGCATGCAACAGGAGCCTCTGACCCTGGAAGAGTTTAAACAGCTATTCACCGTCTGCTACAGTCATCAAGACAGTCAACTGAGGGCAGCTGAGGAGGCGACAGCCAAACACTGGGAAACAGTCCTTACCTTCATCAGCA ATGGTGAGGCAGATTTTTCCTTTGAAGACATCCTCGCCTTCATCACAGGAGCTGATCATTTGCCTCCTCTTGGGTTCCCCAGGTTGATCTCCCTGCGTTTTTACTCCCAG GATGGTCTTCCCCATGCCTCCACCTGTGCTCTGGAGCTCTTCCTGCCAAGGGCAGTGGTGAGGGCTAAGGATCTGTTAGCCCTGCTGAGCAGAGCTGTGCACGAGGCCATGGGCTTTACATGTCTccaaacagagggagaaggagaggataTCTGCACAGAAATGATGACAAGTTTAGGAGCTGGAAGCCCTCCTGGACACCTTGTGTCCTGCTAA